CAGGGTGTTCCAGGGCGTGCCCAGGCCGACCAGCAGCGCCGCGGGCCAGCTGCCCAGCCAGTCGCGCTGCGCCGGGCCGCTGCCAGGCTCGACGCGCACGCCCAGGCTGCCCAGGCCGGGCTGCAGGCGCAGGGCCCATTCGCCGTTCAGGCTGCCCTCGTGGCGCAGACCCAGGCGCAGGCCCAGGCCCCAGCCGGCCGGGGCCAGCGTCCACTGCAGCCGTCCCGGCAGGGTGCGTGCCTCGCGGCTACCAACCCCTGCGGTGAGCAGCAGCACCGCGTCGCCGGACCAGACCGTGCCCTGGGCGTCGGCCAGCTGCACGCGGCCGTCGGTGGCGGCGCGCAGGCCGGCGGCCAGCCAGCGTGCCGGTGCGGCCAGCAGCAGAGCCGCCAGCGCGCCGGTGAGCGCGCCGGCCATCGCCCAGCGCCGGGTGCGGCTCTGGGTGGCCGCCCAGCCGTGCGTGGCCGTGCTGGTGCCACGCGCACCGGACCGGGCGCCAGGC
The Sphaerotilus microaerophilus DNA segment above includes these coding regions:
- the gspN gene encoding type II secretion system protein N, which produces MPRLTFPTSLRAPRFRPGARSGARGTSTATHGWAATQSRTRRWAMAGALTGALAALLLAAPARWLAAGLRAATDGRVQLADAQGTVWSGDAVLLLTAGVGSREARTLPGRLQWTLAPAGWGLGLRLGLRHEGSLNGEWALRLQPGLGSLGVRVEPGSGPAQRDWLGSWPAALLVGLGTPWNTLQPGGSLRLVTQDLSLDWVRGRVVINGRLDLELLDLSSRLSTLPRLGSYRLSIAGDPAQPGTARVDLSTLDGALLLSGSGSWSASGLRLRGEARAAEADQAALNNLLNIIGRRDGARSLLSIG